The Acidobacteriota bacterium DNA window GCCGGCGAGTCGGTCGAGCCCGGCCAGGTGCTGGGCCGCATCTCGCTGGAGGCTGAGGCCGAGGCCGGCGATGGCGCCGCCGCTAAGCCGCGAAAGCCGCAAGGTCACTGGGGACTTCAAGACTCCACGCCGGAGGCGGGCTTTTCGGCAGGACAAGCAGAGGAGGCCCGGCAAAGGCTGAGTAAGGAAGAACGCCTCAGTCCCGCCGTACGCCGCCTGGTTAAGGAGCACGGACTCGACGTCAGCCGCATCCCCGGCAGCGGACGCGGAGGGCGGGTTACCTTCGCCGACGCCCAAAGCTATCTGCAAGGCGCTTCAGCCCGCAGCGCCGCCGAGCAGCCCGGACGCGTGGCCGGCGACGGCGACGAACCGGTGGTGGTCTCGCGTTCTGACGAAGGCGTGGGGCACCGCTTCGTCCCCCACACCACCATGCGCCGCAAGATCGCCTCCCACATGGTGCAGAGCATGCTAGAGACGGCCCCCCACGTCACGGCCGTCTTCGAGGCCGACCTGACCCGGGTGGCCGAGCACATGGCCGCCAACCGCGACGACTTCCTCAAACGCGGCGCCAAGCTCACCTATACGGCCTATTTCGTGGACGCCGCCGTCCAGGCCTTGCAGGCCGTCCCCGAGATCAACTCGCGCTGGCACGACGACGGACTGGAGATCTTCGCCGACTGCAATATCGGCATCGCGGCCGCCGTCAAGGGCGGATTAGTCGTCCCCGTCATCCGCCAGGCTCAATCGCGCAGCCTCTTCGGCATGGCCCAGAAGCTGCAAGACCTGACCGAGCGCGCCCGCAAGGGCAAACTGACCGAAGAGGAAATGCGCTACGGCACCTTCACCATCACCAACCACGGCGTCAGCGGCAGCCTCATCGCCACCCCCATCATCAACCAGCCCCAAAGCGCCATCCTGGGCGTTGGAAAGATCGAAAAGCGCCCCGTCGTCAAAGAAACCCAACACGGCGACGCCCTCTTCATCCGCCCCATGGCCTATGTGACACTGACCATCGACCACCGCGCCCTAGACGGCTTCCAAGCCAACTCCTTCCTGAGCATCTTCTCCCAAGCGCTGCAGCAATGGTAAATGCCTCCCGCGTTGAAGAACGGGATTCGAATACTCCTTGACCCTCACCACCGCTCGACCTTCTGTTTTCTCAACTATTTTGATGGTTGCCAAAAGATACTCAATTATGGTATCTTGTGAACAGTCTAGTTTCTGGCAACAGCCGAAGAAAAGTCTAGTGTAAACATAGCTTCAAGACGATTCCAGGATATCGACGGTGAAGTCAATCTACATCATTAATCCGAGGTCAGACTTCCCGACCTACTACGGGGCCGAGGTCTTCGCGGCATCAGGCCTGCCCAATCGGACCCTCATCGCCGACTTGGCGACCGTGACTTTGGCAGCCTTGGTTCCAGACGGGCTTAGAGTCGAGTTATGCGATGAGAACCTATCGCCGATCCGATACGACGCTGATGTCGACTTTGTCGCCATCACAGGAAAGATCACTCAATCGGCCTCCATGAAGCGGATCGCCTCGCAGTTTCGCGATCGGGGACGCACCGTGCTCATTGGAGGACCATACGCTTCCCTCAGCCCCAGGGAACTGCGCCCCTACTGCGACATTCTGGTAAGAGGAGAAATAGAGGGCATTTCGCAAGAGCTATTCGGCGATCTTATGGCGGATTCTTGGAAAGACGAATACCGGGGAG harbors:
- a CDS encoding 2-oxo acid dehydrogenase subunit E2; protein product: MPQHVNVIVPEDSQEGTETAVSAWMKEVGDRVEKDEPLLELSTDKVNIEVAAPQSGRLEEILAKAGESVEPGQVLGRISLEAEAEAGDGAAAKPRKPQGHWGLQDSTPEAGFSAGQAEEARQRLSKEERLSPAVRRLVKEHGLDVSRIPGSGRGGRVTFADAQSYLQGASARSAAEQPGRVAGDGDEPVVVSRSDEGVGHRFVPHTTMRRKIASHMVQSMLETAPHVTAVFEADLTRVAEHMAANRDDFLKRGAKLTYTAYFVDAAVQALQAVPEINSRWHDDGLEIFADCNIGIAAAVKGGLVVPVIRQAQSRSLFGMAQKLQDLTERARKGKLTEEEMRYGTFTITNHGVSGSLIATPIINQPQSAILGVGKIEKRPVVKETQHGDALFIRPMAYVTLTIDHRALDGFQANSFLSIFSQALQQW